The Pirellulales bacterium sequence AAGGCGATGAGGCAAGGCACGCCGCCGCCGCGCTCGAATTCGCTCCGCACCAAATGCCCTGGCCCCTTCGGGGCGACGAGCACCGTATCGACGCCTTGCGGCGCTTCGACCTGACCGAAATGCACGTTGAATCCGTGCGAGCACATCAGCACGTTGCCGGCGATGAGATGCGGCTTGATGTGGTGCCGGAATACATCCCCCTGCACTTCGTCGGGCAAGAGGATGTTGATCAGATCGGCCCGCTTGGCGGCGTCTTCGACGGTGCTCGGTTGGAACCCGTGGCTCAGGGCCAGCTCGTAGTTCGCGCTGCCGGGACGTTGGCCGATGATCACCTGGCAGCCGCTGTCGCGCAAGTTCTGGGCCTGGGCATGCCCTTGGGAGCCATAGCCGAGAATGGCGATGGTTTTGCCTTTAAGCAGCGACAGATCGGCGTCGGAATCGTAATAGATTTTGGCGGACATCGGGAAGGGGCTAGGGACTCGGGATTAGGGGCTAGGGAAGTCGGCACGCTGCGCGTGCCGGCATCGGTCGGCGGCTTAGGTTTGTTGGGCCGGTTCGGAATTGGGGCTGGGTTGGGGCTGCGAGTTCTGCGGGCCGTTGCGGCGGGCAGCGCCGCGAACCATCGCGATCCGGCCGGTGCGCACGAGTTCAATGATCCCGAACGGCCGGATCATATCGACAAACGCTTCAAGCTTTCGCTCCTGACCGGAAATCTCGACGATCACCGTTTCGGACGCCACGTCCACGATTCGCCCGCGAAAGATATCGGCCAGCTCGCGCAGCTCGCTCCGCTTGCCGCCGGCCGGGGCTTGCAGCTTGATCAACATCAGATCGCGCTCGACGTAATCCTGCGAACTCACATCGTCCACTCGCACGACCGTGACGATCTTTTCAAGCTGGCGGCGGACTTGCTCGAGCACCCGATCGTCGCCGACCACCACGAAGGTCATCCGCGAGAAGTGCGAGTCTTCCGTCTCGCCGACCGCCAGGCTGTCGATGTTATAGCCGCGCGAGGCGAGCATGCCCGAGATGTGGGCGAGCACGCCCGGCACGTTCTGAACCACAGCGGAAAGCACGTGACGCATCGCAACTCCCTATCGGAAAAGGCAATTCAGCATGATAGCCCGGCATGGGTGCGGTCGCAAGGTGCAGTCGCGTTCGGCAGCGATGTTGCAGGAGAATTGCCCAGGGAGAAATGGCTAGCGGCGAAACGACCGAAGAGCGGCAAGGACGAGAGGCAATCTGTTCCCGATGATGAGAAGCACGATGACCCCGATAATCAGCCAGTCCATAGTTTACTGAGGACGCGAACATCGCCGCACTATACCAGCGCATGGAACTGGCTACCGCGTGCGGCGTTGTCGCCTTTGCGCGTCTCGCAAGGCGGATCGGAAACAGACCCAGAGCCCGATTAATATGATGCCCGTGCCGAGGATGAATTTAGCGGCCTCGAACGAGATGCCTAACCACTCCGCGACAATCGCGAGGATGACAAGCGCGATGAGCTCCAAAAGCGCTTCAAGCATGGTCAGCATTATACCAGCTTGCGAAACGCCCGGCGGGAGCGAATTCTCGCATTCCGCAGCCTTTCAGGCAGAAGGCAACGCGCTGGCTCCTGGCCCCTGGCCCCGCGCCACCCTACGCGGCCGCGTCGATCACGCCGAGTTCGTGATGGATCGATTCGACAGTTTCGGCGTCGATGAGAGGGGTTTGGCGGGCCGCCCCAGCCACCAGCGCCAGGCTGGCCAATTGGTTCACGCGGCGCGGAATACCCTCCGAGAGAGCGTGCAGACGGATCATCGCCTCTTCGGAGAAGGCGGAGGTCTTCCGCCCCGCCTGGGCCAACGACCAACTGAGATAACCCAGCGTATCGGGCTCTTCCCAAGGCTCGACGTCGATCCGCAGCTCGGCCAGTTCCAGCAGACGCGTCTCGAGTGCGGCGGCGCGGCCGGTCGCCAGCGCCAAGACCACCGTCAGCCGCGAGTGCGCTCCCCGATCCGCTTCCGCCAACCGAGCGACGTGCTCGAGCACTTCGCGCGACCCGTCATGGGCGTCGTCCAAGAGGATGATCGTTTCCAAGTGCTGATAGCGGTTTTCGGTCAGCCGATCCAGTACGCCGCGCCACAAGCGGAACGCATCGTCGCGGCCGTCGGGATTCAATCCCAGCTCGGCCGCGATCAGCCAGAGGAATTCTCGTAGATCGGCGCCCAACAAGCTCACATTGGCCACCTGGCTCCCGCCGCGGCGCAAATGCCGGGCGAACACTTCCAGTAGCATCGACTTGCCTGTGCCCGATTCGCCGATCAGCAGCCCGAGCCGCTGCCTCTCCTCGACGAGAAAGTGCAGCCGGGCGAGCGCCTCTTCGTGCGTCGGGCTTTCAAAAAAGAACCGCGGATCCAAGCCGCCGCGAAAGGGCGTTTCGCGAAGACCCCAATGCGCGCGATACGTCGGACTGGGCGCCGATGCGTTCATTATTGAGAATCCAAAGCTGAGAAGTGCTTTAGAGACATGACCGATTCCTAACTTTTGAATGATCGGTATAATCGGGACGCGACTTGAAGCTAGTAGACTGTCAGGGGCGAGTTCGCCGGTTCGTCGCGGATGCTGCTAGCGTCTGCACCGACGCTGGCAGCGTCGGCCACAAGCTTTTCCACAAGGGCCCTGCTTGCTTGCCCGACCGCTTCTTCCACCCTTCGCTCGCCGGTCACGGTTCCATTTCCATCGAGGGAACCGAAGCCCATCACTTGATTCACGTCTTGCGGGCGAAGCCGGGGCTCGAGGTGATTCTGTTCGATGGTAGTGGCGCCGAGTTTTTGGCGCGGGTCGAGCGAGTCGAGCGTTCGACCGTGCGGCTGGCGGTGGTGGAGAGCCGCGAAGTGGATCGAGAGTTGCCAGTGAGCGTTACGCTTGGCGTCGCGCTTCCCAAAGGAGACCGGCAGCGATGGCTGGTCGAGAAAGCGACCGAGTTGGGCATCACCCGCCTGACGCCGCTCGTGACGGCCCGCGGCGTGGCGCAGCCGACGCGGGAAACGCTGCGGCGACTCGAGCGAGCGGTGATCGAAGCGTCGAAACAATGCGGGCGAAATCGGCTGATGCAGATCGCTGTGCCGGTTTGCTGGAGCGACTTTCTGCTGGCCGCCGGCAGCGCGACCAAACTTTTCGCCGATCCTGGTGGATCGGCGCTCTCGATCGACCTGCTCTCTCAGTTTAGCGCCGCCCTCGAGATCCTTCTGGCGATCGGTCCCGAAGGAGGCCTAACCGACGCGGAAGTAGACGAAGCCGTTGGCACCGGCTGGCAGGCAGTCGATCTCGGCCGCCGCATCCTCCGTATCGAAACGGCCGCCATCGCGCTCGTGGCCGCCGTCACATTGCCGATCCCTCGTCCCTCGCCCCTCGTCCCCGGCGCCTAGCGAGCCATTTCCGGCTCTTCGGTGGCGGCTTGGATCGTCTGCGAGCTAGTCGGCTCGCCAGCCCAGTTGGTCCAGCGATGGGCGCGATAGTCGTAGAGCTGACAGACACTCAGCATATAACGGAACGAACGCCAACTGAATTTGTGCTCGACCACGTCTTCGGGAAAGGCGCGGGTGAGGCTCTCCTGGGCCTCGGCCAAATGATACAGCGGAATCCGTGGATCGGCATGATGCGCCGTGTGCTCCATGATGTTGTGGATGATCCAGTTGATCGGCCCCGGAAACTGCACGTGCGCCGTGCCTTGAATCTGTCCCTTGTAAAACGTCCATTCTTGTTGATCGTCGAACCAGGGGATCCGCGGATGGGTATGGTGCAGGCAAATCAGGAACGCGATCAGCCAATTCCAAATCGC is a genomic window containing:
- the ilvN gene encoding acetolactate synthase small subunit; the encoded protein is MRHVLSAVVQNVPGVLAHISGMLASRGYNIDSLAVGETEDSHFSRMTFVVVGDDRVLEQVRRQLEKIVTVVRVDDVSSQDYVERDLMLIKLQAPAGGKRSELRELADIFRGRIVDVASETVIVEISGQERKLEAFVDMIRPFGIIELVRTGRIAMVRGAARRNGPQNSQPQPSPNSEPAQQT
- a CDS encoding 16S rRNA (uracil(1498)-N(3))-methyltransferase, with the protein product MKLVDCQGRVRRFVADAASVCTDAGSVGHKLFHKGPACLPDRFFHPSLAGHGSISIEGTEAHHLIHVLRAKPGLEVILFDGSGAEFLARVERVERSTVRLAVVESREVDRELPVSVTLGVALPKGDRQRWLVEKATELGITRLTPLVTARGVAQPTRETLRRLERAVIEASKQCGRNRLMQIAVPVCWSDFLLAAGSATKLFADPGGSALSIDLLSQFSAALEILLAIGPEGGLTDAEVDEAVGTGWQAVDLGRRILRIETAAIALVAAVTLPIPRPSPLVPGA
- a CDS encoding AAA family ATPase, whose translation is MNASAPSPTYRAHWGLRETPFRGGLDPRFFFESPTHEEALARLHFLVEERQRLGLLIGESGTGKSMLLEVFARHLRRGGSQVANVSLLGADLREFLWLIAAELGLNPDGRDDAFRLWRGVLDRLTENRYQHLETIILLDDAHDGSREVLEHVARLAEADRGAHSRLTVVLALATGRAAALETRLLELAELRIDVEPWEEPDTLGYLSWSLAQAGRKTSAFSEEAMIRLHALSEGIPRRVNQLASLALVAGAARQTPLIDAETVESIHHELGVIDAAA